One Pseudochaenichthys georgianus chromosome 4, fPseGeo1.2, whole genome shotgun sequence DNA window includes the following coding sequences:
- the zap70 gene encoding tyrosine-protein kinase ZAP-70: MSIDPAAELPFYYGSISRSDAEQHLKLAGMVDGMFLLRQCLRSLGGYVLSIAFNLEFHHYPVDKQLNGTYCITGGKPHCGPAELCEFYSKDPEGLVYLLRKPCLRTPDTPIRPGVFDSMRENMMREYVKQTWNLEGEAMEQAIISQAPQLEKLIATTAHEKMPWYHAKITRQEGERRLYSGAQPDGKFLVRDREESGTFALSMVYGKTVYHYQILQDKSGKYSMPEGTKFDTIWQLVEYQKMKADGLMTNLREACLNGKAAAMTPSIPTTRRAPANGYTPPPHASKMATNVPADREVLPMDCEVFNPYHNPNEVRKFNIQRSQLLVDEVELGSGNFGFVKKGVLKTNSGQLDVAIKVLKSDNEKLVRDEMMREAEIMHQLNNPFIVRILGLCNAENLMLVMEMASAGPLHKFLSTNKDTVSVENIVNLMHQVSMGMKYLEEKNFVHRDLAARNVLLVNKQFAKISDFGLSKALGADDNYYKARTAGKWPLKWYAPECINFHKFSSKSDVWSFGVTMWEAFSFGGKPYKKMKGPEVMRFIDSGSRMDCPAVCPERMYTVMKECWIYKHEERPDFKKVEESMRSYHYSISNKATPEGAAAAAEPIK; this comes from the exons ATGTCCATCGACCCGGCGGCCGAGCTGCCTTTCTACTACGGCAGCATCAGTCGCTCAGACGCCGAGCAGCACCTGAAACTGGCCGGGATGGTTGATGGGATGTTCCTGCTGCGACAGTGTCTCCGCAGTCTGGGAGGCTATGTTCTCTCTATCGCGTTTAACCTGGAGTTTCACCATTACCCTGTTGACAAGCAGCTTAACGGGACCTACTGCATCACAGGGGGGAAGCCGCACTGTGGGCCTGCGGAGCTCTGTGAGTTTTACAGCAAAGACCCCGAAGGGCTGGTATACCTCCTGAGGAAACCCTGTCTGCGCACCCCGGACACTCCGATACGTCCCGGCGTGTTCGACAGCATGAGAGAAAACATGATGAGGGAGTACGTGAAGCAGACCTGGAACCTGGAG GGAGAAGCAATGGAGCAGGCTATCATCAGTCAAGCTCCTCAGCTGGAGAAACTGATTGCCACCACGGCCCACGAGAAGATGCCCTGGTACCACGCTAAAATCACCCGGCAGGAAGGAGAGAGGCGGCTTTACTCTGGCGCACAGCCCGACGGCAAGTTTCT agtgagagacagagaggagtcTGGTACTTTTGCTCTCTCCATGGTGTACGGAAAAACAGTGTATCACTACCAGATCCTCCAAGACAAGTCAGGGAAATACTCCATGCCAGAGGGAACAAAGTTTGACACAATCTGGCAG CTGGTTGAATACCAGAAGATGAAAGCTGATGGCCTGATGACTAATCTCAGGGAGGCGTGCCTAAATGGCAAAGCCGCTGCAA TGACTCCTAGTATTCCTACAACA AGGCGTGCTCCAGCAAATGGATACACACCACCCCCTCATG CATCGAAGATGGCCACCAATGTGCCTGCAGACCGTGAGGTGCTGCCAATGGACTGCGAGGTATTCAACCCGTACCACAACCCAAATGAAGTgaggaagttcaacatccaGAGGAGTCAGCTGCTGGTCGATGAAGTGGAGCTCGGCTCAGGGAACTTTGGCTTCGTCAAGAAAGGAGTCCTCAAGACTAATTC GGGCCAGCTTGATGTGGCCATCAAAGTACTAAAGAGTGACAATGAAAAGCTGGTGAGGGATGAGATGATGAGGGAGGCAGAGATCATGCACCAGCTCAACAACCCCTTCATCGTCCGCATTCTGGGTCTGTGCAACGCCGAGAACCTGATGCTGGTCATGGAGATGGCCTCTGCCGGGCCTCTCCACAAGTTCCTCTCCACAAATAA GGACACAGTCAGCGTGGAGAACATTGTGAACCTGATGCACCAGGTGTCGATGGGAATGAAGTATCTGGAGGAGAAGAACTTTGTGCACAGAGACTTAGCGGCTCGTAACGTCCTGCTGGTCAACAAACAGTTCGCCAAAATCAGTGACTTCGGGCTTTCCAAGGCCCTTGGAGCAGACGACAACTATTACAag GCTCGTACTGCAGGTAAATGGCCTCTGAAGTGGTACGCTCCAGAATGCATCAACTTCCACAAATTCTCCAGTAAAAGCGACGTGTGGAGTTTTGGTGTCACAATGTGGGAGGCCTTTTCCTTCGGAGGGAAACCTTACAAG AAAATGAAAGGCCCAGAGGTGATGCGCTTCATTGACAGTGGAAGCCGCATGGATTGTCCAGCCGTGTGTCCTGAGCGAATGTATACAGTGATGAAAGAATGCTGGATATACAA GCACGAGGAGCGTCCTGACTTCAAGAAGGTTGAGGAGTCCATGAGGTCTTACCATTACTCCATATCGAACAAGGCCACGCCTGAGGGAGCTGCAGCCGCTGCCGAGCCTATCAAGTAG